A single Filimonas effusa DNA region contains:
- a CDS encoding efflux RND transporter periplasmic adaptor subunit: MLFNTIRNYTGVAFLLTLAACGSKQQQQQQQAPAAVPVTVTPVTTTDAVYHDLYPGTVTPLKQVELRPQVTGYITGIFFQDGAKVRKGQKLYTIDEQVYSANYQQALANVAVQETNLVKAQKDADRYHELDKKDAIAKQQVDYADAALEAAKKQLAAAKANVQSVQSNVRFATIYAPFDGTIGISQVRTGASVVAGSSVLNTVSTDDPIAVDFTIDQKDIYRFSQLQQKGTKGKDSVFTLAFGNDVYPFPGSIYTIDRAVDPQTGTLKTRLVFPNSKGLLKSGMNTTVRVQSNTAAKSVVIPFKAVTEQLGEFFVYVTADSSKVSQRKVVLGKQLGTDVVIQEGLKEGETVVVQGVQNLRDGAVYTTQAPQQPGAPGAAAPKK, from the coding sequence ATGTTGTTTAACACGATTAGAAACTATACAGGCGTTGCCTTTTTACTCACACTCGCTGCTTGCGGTAGCAAACAGCAGCAGCAACAACAGCAGGCTCCGGCCGCTGTGCCTGTTACCGTCACTCCGGTAACTACTACAGACGCGGTTTACCACGATTTGTATCCCGGTACAGTTACGCCGCTGAAGCAGGTTGAACTGCGTCCGCAGGTGACTGGTTACATCACAGGTATTTTCTTCCAGGATGGTGCTAAAGTCAGAAAAGGTCAAAAACTCTATACGATCGACGAACAGGTGTACTCCGCCAACTACCAGCAGGCGCTGGCGAACGTGGCAGTACAGGAAACCAACCTCGTTAAGGCGCAGAAAGATGCCGACCGCTACCACGAACTTGATAAAAAGGACGCGATAGCTAAACAACAGGTCGACTATGCCGATGCCGCACTCGAAGCCGCCAAAAAACAACTGGCTGCCGCAAAAGCAAACGTACAAAGCGTGCAGTCTAACGTGCGTTTTGCTACTATCTACGCTCCTTTTGATGGTACTATCGGTATCTCCCAGGTTAGAACAGGCGCTTCTGTAGTAGCAGGCTCCTCTGTCCTCAATACCGTGTCTACCGACGATCCTATCGCGGTCGACTTCACCATCGATCAGAAAGATATCTATCGTTTCTCCCAACTCCAGCAGAAAGGAACGAAAGGAAAAGACTCTGTCTTTACACTCGCTTTCGGTAACGACGTGTATCCTTTCCCCGGGAGCATTTATACCATCGATCGCGCAGTTGATCCTCAAACCGGTACGCTTAAAACACGGTTGGTGTTCCCTAATAGCAAAGGCTTGCTTAAATCAGGTATGAACACAACCGTACGCGTACAGTCCAATACCGCTGCTAAGTCTGTTGTTATTCCGTTTAAAGCGGTAACGGAGCAGCTCGGCGAATTCTTTGTATACGTTACAGCCGACAGCAGCAAGGTGTCACAGCGTAAAGTGGTGCTGGGTAAACAACTCGGAACCGACGTCGTGATCCAGGAAGGCCTGAAAGAAGGCGAAACGGTTGTAGTCCAAGGTGTACAGAACCTGCGTGATGGTGCTGTTTACACTACACAGGCGCCGCAGCAGCCCGGAGCTCCCGGAGCAGCAGCACCCAAAAAGTAA
- a CDS encoding efflux RND transporter permease subunit, with product MIADTFIKRPVTAIVISIVIVLVGIISMLTLPIAQYPDITPPTVSITGNFTGADAETVEQTTTTAIETQVNGTPGMTYMSSNSTSSGQSSITVNFEVGTNIDIATLDVQNRVSVAQPTLPDAVKRLGLTTRKRNPSIMMALALYSPNGTHDATFLGNYANIYVKDALLRVKGVGDIFTRADDFGMRVWFDPKKLANLSLTTTDVMAALTEQNLQVAAGTIGGNPQPGTQSFEYSVLTNSRLNTKEQFDDIIVRSNPADGSIVRLKDVARVELGKFDYGINSFVNGKPGPFILIYQAPGANALDTYKGIQKALAEMKKTFPKDVDYLVPLETATVVDVSIDEVLHTLVEALLLVILVVFLFLQNWRATLIPVLAIPVSLIGTFIFFIPFGFTINTLTLFAFVLAIGIVVDDAIVVVEAVQHYIDHEKLSPKEATQKAMRDISGPVVAIALILAAVFVPVSFVPGIVGRLYQQFAITIAVSVIISAFVALSLTPALCSIMLKPSKGENEKKNIMERFFAGFNRWFERVSHSYTRGVAKWIRATPYVLVMMVCLFVGLFFLFKAKPTGFIPSEDEGRLFVSYEMPEGTSTTRSVEMIKEIMGRVQAIPAVNVVGGLAGLNIISFSNKSNLGTLFVNLKPWSKREAKEDQLNGVIAEIRKRTADIKEARILVIAPPAIPGLGQTSGFTFELQQTTSTDNIQEFEKVSQKFIGALFQRPEIGMAYTFFSTKTPNYRVDVNRDAAKKLGVALSDVYSTMSTMLGSSYVNDFNLYGRNFRVMAQADSSFRSNLDNLQNFYVRNREGNMIPMSSLVTTKLVENPAVISHYNIYRSVEINGVPKPGYSSGQAIEALKEVAAQVLPAGYGYEFSGMSREEIKAGSSTGMIFAISIVFVFLFLAALYESWSIPFSVLFAVPVGAFGSILTLTFLPNLTNNVYAQIGLITLIGLAAKNAILIVEFAKERVDKGIDITHATLQAVQLRLRPIIMTSLAFILGVLPLAFASGAAAESRKTIGWTVAGGMVAASSLAIFVVPVLFVLITKLAYGKSLKKIQEKHRLEEEIDRSIIENRIG from the coding sequence ATGATAGCAGATACTTTTATAAAACGGCCAGTAACGGCCATCGTAATATCCATTGTGATTGTGCTGGTAGGTATTATCTCAATGCTCACCCTGCCCATCGCACAATACCCCGATATTACTCCGCCAACCGTTTCCATCACCGGTAACTTTACCGGCGCCGATGCCGAAACGGTAGAACAAACCACTACCACTGCCATTGAAACGCAGGTGAACGGTACCCCGGGCATGACCTATATGTCCAGTAACAGTACCAGTAGCGGCCAAAGTAGCATTACGGTTAACTTCGAAGTAGGTACTAATATCGATATCGCTACCCTCGACGTACAGAACAGGGTGAGCGTGGCACAGCCTACACTGCCCGATGCGGTAAAACGTCTCGGCTTAACTACCCGTAAAAGAAACCCCAGTATCATGATGGCCCTCGCGCTGTACTCTCCAAATGGTACGCACGACGCCACCTTCCTGGGTAACTACGCCAACATCTACGTAAAAGACGCGTTGTTAAGGGTTAAAGGGGTAGGTGATATCTTCACCCGCGCCGATGACTTCGGTATGAGGGTTTGGTTCGATCCTAAAAAACTGGCGAACCTTAGCCTTACAACCACCGATGTTATGGCAGCCCTTACTGAACAGAACCTGCAGGTGGCTGCCGGTACTATCGGCGGTAACCCACAGCCCGGAACGCAAAGCTTTGAATACAGCGTGCTTACCAACAGCCGCCTGAATACAAAAGAACAGTTCGACGATATCATCGTGCGCAGCAACCCTGCCGACGGTAGTATCGTACGCCTGAAAGACGTTGCCCGTGTCGAATTGGGTAAATTCGACTATGGTATCAACTCCTTCGTGAATGGTAAACCAGGACCCTTCATCCTCATCTACCAGGCCCCCGGCGCTAACGCCCTCGATACCTACAAGGGTATCCAGAAAGCACTGGCCGAAATGAAGAAAACCTTCCCTAAAGACGTTGACTACCTCGTTCCGCTGGAAACAGCAACCGTGGTTGACGTTTCTATCGATGAAGTATTACATACCCTGGTAGAAGCCCTCTTGCTGGTGATCCTCGTGGTGTTCCTGTTCCTGCAGAACTGGCGCGCAACACTTATCCCCGTACTGGCTATCCCGGTATCGTTGATAGGTACCTTTATCTTCTTTATTCCGTTCGGCTTCACCATTAACACCCTTACTCTCTTTGCCTTCGTATTGGCGATCGGTATCGTGGTGGATGACGCCATTGTGGTCGTCGAAGCGGTGCAGCACTATATAGACCATGAAAAGCTATCGCCCAAAGAAGCAACACAAAAGGCGATGCGCGATATCTCCGGCCCTGTGGTCGCTATCGCGCTGATCCTCGCAGCGGTATTCGTTCCCGTAAGCTTCGTCCCCGGTATCGTAGGCCGCCTGTACCAGCAGTTTGCGATCACTATCGCGGTGTCGGTGATCATCTCGGCTTTTGTGGCCTTGTCACTTACCCCGGCGCTTTGTTCTATCATGCTCAAACCCTCTAAAGGTGAGAATGAGAAAAAGAATATCATGGAGAGGTTCTTTGCCGGCTTTAACAGGTGGTTCGAAAGAGTTTCTCACTCCTATACAAGAGGCGTGGCAAAATGGATCAGGGCTACTCCTTATGTCCTGGTAATGATGGTCTGCCTCTTCGTAGGTCTGTTCTTCCTCTTTAAAGCAAAACCTACAGGATTCATCCCCTCTGAAGATGAAGGCCGTTTATTCGTATCATATGAAATGCCCGAAGGTACTTCTACCACACGCAGCGTGGAAATGATCAAGGAGATCATGGGAAGGGTACAGGCAATACCTGCGGTGAACGTTGTCGGAGGGCTGGCTGGTCTTAACATCATCAGCTTCTCTAACAAATCTAACCTCGGTACGCTGTTCGTAAACCTGAAACCATGGAGCAAACGTGAGGCGAAGGAAGACCAGCTCAATGGTGTAATTGCGGAAATACGGAAACGTACAGCCGATATCAAAGAAGCCAGGATCCTGGTAATTGCACCGCCAGCCATCCCGGGTCTCGGTCAAACCTCAGGTTTCACCTTCGAATTACAGCAAACAACAAGTACCGATAATATCCAGGAATTCGAAAAAGTATCCCAGAAATTTATCGGCGCCTTATTCCAGCGCCCGGAAATTGGTATGGCTTATACCTTCTTCTCCACAAAAACACCAAACTACCGTGTCGATGTGAACAGGGATGCTGCTAAAAAACTGGGCGTGGCGCTCTCCGATGTCTATAGCACCATGAGCACCATGCTGGGTAGTAGCTACGTGAACGACTTTAACCTCTATGGCCGTAACTTCCGCGTGATGGCCCAGGCCGATAGCTCTTTCCGTTCTAATCTCGATAACCTGCAGAACTTCTATGTACGCAACAGGGAAGGTAATATGATCCCAATGAGCTCATTGGTGACCACCAAACTGGTCGAAAACCCGGCGGTGATCTCACACTATAATATCTACAGGTCTGTTGAAATCAACGGTGTGCCTAAACCAGGTTATAGTAGCGGCCAGGCAATCGAAGCCCTGAAAGAAGTGGCCGCGCAGGTTTTACCCGCAGGTTATGGCTATGAATTCTCAGGTATGAGCCGCGAGGAGATCAAGGCAGGTAGCAGTACAGGTATGATCTTCGCTATCTCTATCGTCTTCGTATTCCTGTTCCTGGCAGCGCTGTACGAAAGCTGGTCAATACCATTCTCCGTATTATTCGCGGTGCCGGTAGGCGCGTTTGGTTCTATCTTAACGCTCACCTTCCTGCCTAACTTGACCAATAACGTATACGCACAGATCGGCTTGATCACACTGATCGGTCTGGCCGCCAAAAACGCCATCCTGATCGTCGAATTCGCGAAAGAAAGGGTGGATAAGGGTATCGATATTACACACGCTACCCTGCAGGCCGTTCAGTTGCGTCTGCGACCCATCATCATGACCTCCCTTGCATTCATCCTCGGCGTGTTACCGCTCGCGTTTGCAAGTGGTGCCGCCGCCGAATCCCGTAAAACTATCGGTTGGACCGTGGCAGGTGGTATGGTCGCGGCTAGCTCCCTCGCCATCTTCGTAGTGCCCGTATTGTTTGTTCTCATCACCAAACTCGCATACGGTAAATCTCTTAAGAAGATCCAGGAAAAACACCGCCTTGAAGAAGAAATAGATCGTTCTATTATAGAAAACAGGATAGGTTAA